One Tetrapisispora phaffii CBS 4417 chromosome 2, complete genome genomic region harbors:
- the TPHA0B01615 gene encoding 60S ribosomal protein eL6 (similar to Saccharomyces cerevisiae RPL6B (YLR448W) and RPL6A (YML073C); ancestral locus Anc_4.341): MSAQQAPKWYPSEDVAAPKKTRKASRPQKLRASLVPGTVLILLAGRFRGKRVVYLKHMEDNTLLVSGPFKVNGVPLRRVNARFVIATSTKISVEGVNVEKFNAEYFAKEKLTKKQKQEANMFPEKQVKELKAERVEDQKNVDKSLLAEIKKTPMLKQYLAASFSLKNGDKPHLLKF, encoded by the exons ATGAGTGCCCAACAA GCCCCAAAGTGGTATCCATCTGAAGACGTTGCTGCTCCAAAGAAGACCAGAAAGGCTTCTCGTCCACAAAAGTTAAGAGCTTCCTTAGTTCCAGGTACCGtcttaattttattagCCGGCCGTTTCAGAGGTAAGAGAGTTGTTTACTTAAAGCACATGGAAGACAACACCTTATTAGTTTCTGGTCCATTCAAGGTCAACGGTGTCCCATTAAGAAGAGTCAACGCTCGTTTCGTCATTGCTACTTCCACCAAGATCTCTGTCGAAGGTGTTAATGTTGAAAAGTTCAATGCTGAATACTTCGCCAAGGAAAAATTAACCAAGAAGCAAAAGCAAGAAGCTAACATGTTCCCAGAAAAACAAGTCAAGGAATTAAAGGCTGAACGTGTTGAAGACCAAAAGAACGTTGACAAGTCTTTATTAGCCGAAATCAAGAAGACCCCAATGTTGAAACAATACTTAGCTGCTTCTTTCTCTCTAAAGAACGGTGACAAACCACACTTATTAAAATTCTaa